From a single Excalfactoria chinensis isolate bCotChi1 unplaced genomic scaffold, bCotChi1.hap2 Scaffold_85, whole genome shotgun sequence genomic region:
- the LOC140265402 gene encoding olfactory receptor 14C36-like, whose translation MPNSSSISEFLLLPLADTWQLQLLHFWLLLGIYLAALLGNGLISTAVACDRRLHTPMYFFLLNLALLDVGCISTTLPKAMANALWDTRAISYAGCAAQVFFFLFLLSAEFSLLTIMSYDRYVAICKPLHYGTLMDSRACATMAASAWGAGFLYSLLHTASTFSLPLCQGNVVNQFFCEVPQILKLSCSESNLREVVLLIFSASLVFGCFVFIVVSYVQIFLAVLRMPSDQGRHKAFSTCLPHLAVVSLFVSTGIFAYLRPISLSSPSMDLIVAVLYSVVPPTLNPIIYSMRNREIKQALRKVLQYAIFYLQYRHNFLT comes from the coding sequence atgcccaacagcagctccatcagcgagttcctcctgctgccgttggcagacacgtggcagctgcagctcctgcacttctggctcttgctgggcatctacctggctgccctcctgggcaacggcctcatcagcacagccgtagcctgcgaccgccgcctgcacacccccatgtacttcttcctcctcaacctggccctcctcgacgtgggctgcatctccaccactctccccaaagccatggccaacgccctctgggacaccagggccatctcctacgcaggatgtgctgcacaggtttttttctttctcttcttactctcagcagagttttcccttctcaccatcatgtcctatgaccgctacgttgccatctgcaagcccctgcactacgggaccttgatggacagcagagcttgtgccaccatggcagcatctgcctggggcgctggatttctctattccctgctgcacactgccagtacgttttcactgcctctctgccaaggcaatgttgtcaaccagtttttctgtgaagtcccccagatcctcaagctctcctgctcagaatcaaatctcagggaagttgtgcttctcatttttagtgccagtttggtctttgggtgctttgttttcatagttgtgtcctatgtgcagatcttccttgctgtgctgaggatgccctctgatcagggacggcacaaagccttctccacgtgcctccctcacctggctgtggtctccctatTTGTCAGCACTGGTATTTTTGCTTACCTGAGGCCCATCTCACTCTCTtctccatccatggacctgattgtggcagttctgtactcagtggtgcctccaacactgaaccctattatctacagcatgaggaacagggagatcaagcagGCTCTCAGAAAGGTGTTGCAGTATGCAATATTCTATCTTCAATATAGGCACAACTTCCTCACATGA